One genomic window of Gavia stellata isolate bGavSte3 chromosome 7, bGavSte3.hap2, whole genome shotgun sequence includes the following:
- the LOC132317347 gene encoding maestro heat-like repeat-containing protein family member 2B, with the protein VVNRLIAEVSSDMRAAQGVTDDVKMAASDVLVALARSRFHFVMSELQSHLKAMGKVPDEIVLLTLGKMARSYALRCIPFVGMTLLALRAMLSRVGSGRILRAVCSVLEQWSKGVNTYFSSREQCPFPRNGEAQLCEDIYPVFRYALVNWLGCEEEEDKQAVLRAVAAMMEVLLREEQHREHAWEQLLWLLHQSQEVRDTSRVNKLPDVTKEPGLAPKAELPRCIALQARICPEETGMFLHSPESGGSKAGRVAALGLLGALAHSDAPAVREKLPQVVEAMGSVCNDPSAQVRRAVLEFIRELLSSGSQSCWAWDVVGHIFNEFSRTSGRLVAGGLFAWVTPEEGALRALCVDILGSLDVSLRGMTKLLWPRLLQYVVPAQYSGMLIPLSRCLRALVERRESAGCEEDEEEPDAVDSQEQAQLPAPQALLARLLVVAAAPHKSGEHAVAALQLLQALHGRIHRALGVVWTTEIPLLLQYLEGKTERSLDSAEWEHRVLKFLRASLEPIEDRAWTMGLSQELSQQLGSSAPGSWEKLFLYKALGTVLAACQDLRHVQGQVLRFLQETSFVQLSEAQGMISVVSHTAESHFHLVLDTVTMFSAAFTRSWFYRTSMGWKVQRWQKMESAQAIRAALMRTYSGIALRAPKEQLLTRVDKEIVGGNVDLAGECP; encoded by the exons GTCGTGAACCGTCTGATAGCAGAGGTGTCCAGTGACATgcgagcagcccag GGTGTGACAGATGATGTGAAGATGGCTGCTAGCGACGTCCTGGTGGCTCTGGCCCGCTCCCGCTTCCACTTTGTCATGTCTGAGCTCCAGAGCCACCTGAAGGCCATGGGGAAGGTCCCTGATGAGATTGTGCTCCTCACCTTGGGCAAAATGGCCCGCAGCTACG CCCTGCGGTGCATCCCCTTCGTGGGAATGACGCTGCTTGCCCTGCGTGCCATGCTGAGCCGGGTGGGGAGTGGCCGGATCCTGCGCGCCGTCTGCAGTG TTCTGGAGCAATGGTCAAAAGGGGTCAATACATACTTCAGCAGCCGGGAGCAATGCCCCTTCCCTCGCAACGGGGAAGCGCAGCTCTGTGAAGACATTTACCCAGTCTTCCGTTACGCGCTGGTAAATTGGCTGGGCTGcgaggaagaagag gacaagcaggctgtgctcaggGCGGTGGCTGCCATGATGGAGGTCCTGCTGCGTGAGGAGCAGCACCGCGAGCatgcctgggagcagctcctctggctgctgcaccaATCTCAGGAGGTCCGAGACACCTCCCGGGTCAACAAG ctccctgacGTGACCAAAGAGCCTGGCCTGGCCCCTAAGGCAGAACTTCCCCGCTGCATCGCGCTGCAGG cacgaATATGCCCTGAGGAGACGGGCATGTTTCTGCACTCCCCGGAGAGCGGTGGGAGCAAGGCCGGTCgcgtggcagccctgggcctgctGGGAGCGCTGGCCCACTCTGACG cacctgcagtgagagagaagctgccccAGGTGGTGGAGGCCATGGGGTCAGTGTGCAACGACCCCAgtgcccag GTGCGGAGGGCAGTTCTGGAGTTCAtccgggagctgctcagctccggctcccagagctgctgggcatgggatgtggtggggcacATCTTCAACGAGTTCAGCCGGACCTCAGGCAGACTG gtggcaggaggcctttTTGCCTGGGTAACACCGGAGGAAGGAGCTCTTCGAGCCCTGTGTGTGGACATCCTGGGCTCGCTGGACGTCTCTCTGAGAGGGATGACCAAA ctcctgtggccgAGGCTGCTGCAGTATGTGGTGCCAGCCCAGTACAGCGGCATGCTGATCCCGCTCTCCCGCTGTCTCCGAGCCCTAGTTGAGAGACGGGAGAGTGCAGGGTGTGAAGAAGACGAGGAGGAGCCTGACGCCGTGGACTCCCAGGAGCAAG cccagctgccggCTCCCCAGGCCCTGCTGGCTCGACTGCTG gtggtggcagcagctcctcacaaGAGCGGTGAACATGCCGTCGCTGCCTTGCAACTGCTGCAGGCCCTGCATGGCAGGATACACCGAGCCTTGGGGGTGGTGTGGACTACCGagatccccctcctgctgcagtactTGGAAG gGAAAACCGAGAGGTCCCTGgactctgcagagtgggagcatCGTGTGCTCAAG tTCCTGCGAGCGTCGCTGGAGCCCATCGAGGACAGGGCCTGGACCATGGgcctgagccaggagctgagccagcagctgggcagctctgcccccggctcctgggagaag cttttcctgtacaaggcccttgggacagtgctggcagcttgtCAGGATCTCAGACACGTCCAAGGGCAGGTGCTGAGGTTCCTGCAGGAGACAAGCTTTGTGCAGCTGTCTGAAGCCCAG ggaatgatttctgttgtgtccCACACGGCTGAGAGCCACTTCCATCTGGTCTTGGACACGGTGACCATGTTCTCCGCTGCTTTCACCAGAAGCTGGTTTTATCGGACTTCCATGGGCTGGAAG GTCCAGCGGTGGCAGAAGATGGAGAGCGCCCAGGCCATTCGTGCTGCTCTCATGCGCACCTACAGCGGCATTGCGCTGCGTgcccccaaggagcagctgctcacccGCGTGGATAAAGAAATcgtgg GAGGCAAcgtggaccttgctggtgagtgcCCGTAG